The Acropora palmata chromosome 10, jaAcrPala1.3, whole genome shotgun sequence genome contains a region encoding:
- the LOC141894043 gene encoding uncharacterized protein LOC141894043 yields MSFIDSDNCEVKQQGSQGFHLRTVLITSSLSCLITILIISFLLRNTAFVNIYIPNSDGSQNNEKVTAERRSYARNVELVMLPFAVKQGAVCLDGSPPGYYFRQGHGKGSNNWIIHFFGGAWCFDEESCFQRSKTRLGSSDFFPPHPPSLQGILSENDKINPDFYDWNLVLLCYCDGASFTGYRAHPVSVNGRYIYMRGRKILEVIIDQLMKSEFQKANRLLLSGTSAGSLGVMMNADFIRSRIPKSINVRALVDSGYFVDAASLSGDDIINRHFRKMFEVHNSVGGVDEDCARGFRPSVGWKCLFPQHAFRFVSTPLFVLQSAYDEWQLIHIRGINCQVPEYGDNFTMKRSLLRRSTTDAIAHAPIKPSPDKNWNYKHIHGIYCRPPECTRDERAAIMQFRNVSLYALRPVMQSASSGLFVSSCMEHSQSLYDDTWTSIFVNGYSVAEAVGNWMFERTDRHHHIDCEFPCNPSCANVW; encoded by the coding sequence ATGTCTTTCATCGACAGTGACAACTGCGAAGTCAAACAACAAGGAAGTCAGGGATTTCATTTGAGGACAGTTCTTATAACCAGTAGCCTTAGTTGTCTAATTACGATTTTGatcatttcgtttttgttaAGAAACACTGCGTTTGTCAACATTTACATTCCAAATTCCGACGGaagtcaaaacaatgaaaaagtcACCGCCGAGCGACGCTCGTACGCGAGAAACGTGGAATTGGTGATGCTGCCTTTCGCTGTTAAACAAGGCGCTGTGTGCCTGGACGGTTCCCCTCCGGGATACTACTTCAGACAAGGCCATGGCAAGGGGAGCAACAACTGGATCATTCACTTCTTCGGAGGAGCTTGGTGCTTCGATGAAGAATCTTGCTTTCAACGTAGTAAAACGCGGTTGGGGTCCAGCGACTTCTTCCCACCCCACCCTCCGAGTTTACAGGGGATCTTGTcggaaaatgacaagattaaTCCGGATTTCTACGATTGGAATTTAGTTCTGCTGTGTTACTGCGACGGAGCCTCGTTCACTGGTTACAGAGCTCACCCCGTCAGTGTTAACGGACGTTACATTTACATGCGCGGGAGAAAAATCCTCGAAGTCATCATAGACCAGCTAATGAAGAGTGAATTTCAGAAAGCGAACCGTCTGCTCCTCAGTGGAACTTCGGCGGGGAGTTTAGGGGTGATGATGAACGCCGACTTCATTCGAAGTCGAATCCCAAAATCGATAAACGTTCGTGCACTAGTCGACTCAGGGTATTTCGTAGATGCGGCTTCTTTAAGTGGCGATGATATCATTAACAGACATTTCAGGAAGATGTTTGAGGTACACAACTCTGTTGGTGGCGTAGATGAAGACTGTGCTCGCGGATTCCGTCCCTCAGTTGGCTGGAAATGCTTGTTCCCGCAACATGCATTCAGGTTTGTTAGTACACCTCTCTTTGTGTTACAATCGGCTTATGACGAGTGGCAGTTAATTCATATCCGAGGGATAAATTGCCAAGTTCCCGAATACGGCGACAATTTCACGATGAAACGAAGTTTGTTGCGGAGGTCAACGACAGATGCGATTGCGCATGCTCCGATCAAGCCCAGTCCCGACAAGAACTGGAACTATAAGCACATTCACGGGATTTATTGCCGGCCTCCCGAATGCACCCGCGATGAGAGGGCTGCAATTATGCAATTCAGAAACGTTAGTCTCTATGCTCTGCGACCAGTTATGCAGTCAGCCAGTTCGGGACTGTTCGTGAGCTCGTGTATGGAGCATTCACAAAGTTTGTACGATGACACATGGACTAGTATATTTGTGAATGGGTACAGCGTGGCTGAAGCTGTCGGAAATTGGATGTTTGAGAGAACGGACCGGCATCATCATATAGACTGTGAATTTCCTTGCAACCCATCTTGTGCAAATGTTTGGTGA
- the LOC141894041 gene encoding TRAF-type zinc finger domain-containing protein 1-like, whose amino-acid sequence MEEAAETNYCSNCRRDIPAGNFVMHVTHCQRNLTLCKTCGEPVPTSLQEEHFEEYHAKVKCECGEELEKMNLEEHKENTCPNRILDCQFCELQLPFCKLSSHVEYCGSRTEKCDTCDRFIQKKDVEKHIETGCQYPVREESKKTPPETPEESYLDLQGDLLRAMGSAESPDEGFPGLAKYLPSAMTGWHVFQQILDTGLGVPPLSGTSYFDDATYGAFNGSDVVARGAKPKPLKSMFNHRGMEDFERDEERDDDEMLAAAYNADVYDDDYGFNEMPSGIIDVSDAGSPDETELPCEFCGELLPMDSLILHQSGCQFRSMDSFSGIASNGHHHIDSRERSVTHVNNSAISRHREIDDYETEQQYSDEDEGRSDDSTFLPCEFCQELFPFDSLIAHQAVCDVDDQARLPLADMRNGAEFKPLNNTQPQVRSGPTGRPSRPVYGSRTNVQPAEDFIPSELDDSGSDLDFSPKDTWVHLSRVDESLSTVLNNESSRATGGTTREDVPRRPAMVRNNDTVNRQPRASFKNREPKPWIPQAKPRDTVAARFSKTSKPGDEEMGRRKISQAALSIPAGSPANSSRPSPKNNSRVDLRRQISSNGHFSDYVKSYSDSSLAVEIPRKSGAPSNKAQRSNNGNPSMKSFLGAPALQSSKSKPRKELPPIRSSGNSSTNPSFPNPRRNLQTKILEPARSNGGRPRTLNVRGSSSDFQSSSARTVAPTKKSTTRKKIA is encoded by the exons ATGGAAGAAGCAGCTGAGACCAATTATTGTTCAAACTG TCGCAGAGACATTCCGGCAGGAAACTTTGTCATGCATGTCACTCACTGTCAAAGGAATTTGACTTTATGTAAGACTTGTGGTGAGCCTGTACCAACATCACTGCAAGAGGAACATTTTGAAGAATACCATGCTAAG GTGAAATGTGAGTGTGGCGAGGAATTAGAGAAAATGAACCTTGAGGAACACAAG GAAAACACTTGTCCAAACCGTATTTTAGATTGTCAGTTCTGTGAACTTCAGCTTCCGTTCTGTAAATTAAGCTCTCATGTGGAGTACTGTGGCAGCAGAACCGAGAAGTGCGATACTTGCGACAGATTTATCCAAAAGAAGGACGTAGAAAAACACATAGAGACAGGATGCCAATATCCTGTGAGAGaagaaagcaagaaaacacCGCCAGAGACACCTGAGGAATCTTACTTGGACTTGCAAGGTGATCTGCTGCGTGCCATGGGATCAGCTGAGAGTCCTGATGAGGGCTTTCCTGGACTTGCCAAGTATCTCCCCTCTGCCATGACAGGTTGGCATGTATTTCAACAGATTTTGGACACTGGACTTGGTGTCCCTCCTCTGAGTGGAACAAGTTACTTTGATGATGCCACTTATGGTGCATTTAATGGCAGCGATGTTGTTGCGAGAGGTGCAAAACCAAAGCCTCTGAAATCCATGTTTAATCATCGTGGTATGGAAGATTTTGAAAGGGATGAAGAAagagatgatgatgaaatgCTGGCAGCCGCGTATAATGCTGATGTgtatgatgatgattatggTTTCAATGAGATGCCATCAGGAATAATTGACGTATCTGATGCGGGTTCACCAG ATGAAACAGAACTTCCCTGTGAATTCTGTGGAGAGCTGTTACCAATGGATTCCCTCATACTTCATCAG AGCGGTTGTCAGTTTAGATCAATGGATTCATTCTCGGGTATTGCCTCTAATGGGCATCATCACATTGACAGCCGCGAGCGTAGTGTGACACACGTAAATAACTCAGCAATTTCAAGG CACCGAGAAATTGACGATTATGAAACAGAACAACAATACTCGGATGAAGATGAAGGAAGATCAG ATGATTCGACATTTTTGCCGTGTGAATTCTGCCAGGAACTGTTTCCTTTTGATAGTCTCATAGCGCACCAG GCCGTCTGTGACGTGGACGACCAGGCCAGACTTCCTCTTGCAGACATGCGCAATGGCGCAGAATTTAAGCCCCTGAACAACACCCAGCCACAAGTTCGAAGTGGACCAACGGGGCGGCCAAGCAGGCCGGTGTATGGATCAAGAACGAACGTGCAACCCGCGGAAGACTTTATCCCAAGCGAACTGGACGATTCCGGCTCAGATTTGGACTTCTCACCGAAGGATACTTGGGTACATCTCAGTCGAGTCGATGAGTCGCTGAGTACTGTGCTGAACAATGAGTCAAGTCGAGCCACAGGGGGGACAACACGCGAAGATGTCCCTCGTCGGCCAGCGATGGTACGAAATAACGACACCGTTAACAGGCAACCCAGAGCCAGTTTCAAAAACAGGGAACCCAAACCGTGGATTCCTCAAGCGAAACCGAGGGATACAGTTGCTGCACGTTTTAGCAAGACTTCAAAACCAGGAGATGAGGAAATGGGTCGAAGGAAGATTAGCCAAGCAGCATTAAGTATACCGGCGGGCTCTCCGGCCAATTCCAGTCGTCCGTCTCCGAAAAACAACAGCAGAGTTGACTTG CGACGCCAAATTTCAAGCAACGGTCATTTCAGTGACTACGTGAAGAGTTATTCAGATTCTAGCCTAGCCGTGGAAATTCCTAGGAAATCGGGAGCGCCTTCGAACAAGGCACAACGAAGCAACAATGGAAATCCGAGCATGAAGTCATTTCTTGGAGCTCCGGCCTTGCAAAGTAGCAAATCCAAACCAAGGAAGGAATTACCACCCATCCGTTCTTCTGGCAACTCCTCTACCAATCCGTCTTTTCCGAATCCTCGCCGAAATCTTCAGACAAAGATTTTGGAACCAGCTCGTTCCAACGGAGGACGGCCGCGAACTCTTAACGTGAGGGGATCATCTTCGGATTTTCAGTCAAGCAGTGCACGGACTGTGGCtcctacaaaaaaatcaacaactaGAAAGAAAATAGCATGA
- the LOC141894042 gene encoding uncharacterized protein LOC141894042, with protein sequence MQVQDQKNEIRILNHSQGDIVCYPLVLLAGTITKQGAHRGGQLGRLFETSFDAASGRPDKVQVLDGASVSSGHIELSESTLLVRCKDHQMNWPVIDGGFKVVVPLSIGVNLITLSLKVNDAENVCVVEQKLTYTPLTLTRFVRVVYVKCADSDGSFDAPANAPCGLNSAIKRLSFNAQLLQTFTAESLYQHGLGHNTFRLEEDESGSPEVHVFTSKLTTSEALSMTGNQLYDTFSKELKGSNLFDPMCKFWTFMSCTHYDPPPASQFDEKLITKYVKAHTALGGGYLALFGTGGLHTWASSIEELVPCFTDTRQIDKLELFDDSGGRGTYWANYATGLGASMHELGHCFDLAHTPKGIMGRGFDDMNAVWTMWRRPPSEQNDLLLPGEKALEINEEASQKVTTAAHGSTTGHPTAEGLVPASGASVDRTMSILASPNEWSHGAHWYRSSAVLLRYHKWFSNSDDDSTSTKPMVHWCRTVCGPVGNCGDSCLKDQNTFNSIKWLSSQRASLGGFIIHAGEYVNCIQLIGNTEQPDTGICQEVLSDPHGSDGVGKKYTFAINSLEEYITAVDVRAGGWIDAIRLHTNQKSSIWMGGTGGDEYHFRPSPGRMILGIMGTSGTFVGSLGLLLSSDSSEGEPAESDDDDQFLIHAPHGIRLVELWDKKHCEVYQHWEFLRPDPPSTFTLSRTEVNENASTVLVEDDKGNIFRTGFAYDYSKII encoded by the exons ATGCAGGTGCAGgatcaaaaaaatgaaattcgaATTTTAAATCATAGTCAAGGAGACATCGTGTGCTACCCTTTGGTTCTATTAGCGggaacaataacaaaacaaggcGCGCATAGAGGTGGCCAGCTTGGGAGGCTGTTTGAAACATCATTTGATGCGGCATCTGGGAGACCAGATAAAGTACAAGTGTTGGATGGAGCCAGTGTAAGTTCAGGACACATTGAGCTGAGTGAGTCAACTTTACTCGTCAGATGTAAAGATCATCAAATGAACTGGCCTGTCATAGACGGTGGATTTAAAGTGGTGGTCCCACTCAGTATTGGGGTTAACCTGATAACACTGAGCTTGAAAGTGAATGATGCAGAGAATGTCTGTGTTGTGGAGCAAAAATTAACATACACACCTCTTACGCTAACAAG ATTTGTCCGTGTGGTATATGTGAAGTGTGCAGACAGCGATGGGTCTTTTGATGCCCCTGCCAACGCCCCTTGTGGTTTAAACTCTGCCATCAAAAGGCTCTCGTTTAATGCTCAACTTCTTCAGACTTTCACAGCTGAAAGCCTCTACCAGCATGGCCTAGGGCACAACACATTCCGTCTTGAGGAAGATGAATCAGGTTCTCCTGAGGTGCATGTATTCACCAGCAAGTTAACCACCAGTGAAGCGTTGAGTATGACTGGAAATCAACTATATGATACATTTAGTAAAG AGCTCAAGGGCTCCAATCTGTTTGACCCCATGTGTAAGTTCTGGACCTTCATGTCTTGCACACATTATGATCCACCTCCTGCCTCCCAGTTTGACGAAAAGCTCATAACTAAGTACGTCAAGGCTCACACAGCTCTTGGTGGAGGATACCTCGCTCTGTTTGGAACTGGAGGACTCCACACTTGGGCATCAAGCATTGAAGAGTTGGTGCCGTGTTTTACAGATACCAGACAAATTGACAAGCTAGAGCTCTTTGACGATAGTGGTGGACG aggtacGTACTGGGCTAACTATGCCACTGGTCTTGGCGCATCTATGCACGAGCTGGGTCACTGCTTTGATTTAGCTCACACACCTAAAGGAATTATGGGTCGAGGATTTGACGACATGAATGCTGTTTGGACAATGTGGAGGAGACCACCCTCAGAACAGAATGATCTGCTGTTACCTGGAGAAAAAG CATTGGAAATCAATGAAGAAGCCTCCCAGAAGGTCACGACTGCAGCTCATGGATCAACCACAGGACACCCAACTGCTGAAGGTCTTGTCCCTGCATCAGGTGCCAGTGTTGACAGAACCATGTCTATCCTTGCCTCACCCAATGAATGGTCTCATGGGGCTCACTGGTACAGGTCCTCGGCTGTTTTGCTTCGTTATCACAA GTGGTTCTCTAATTCTGATGATGACAGCACCTCAACAAAGCCCATGGTACACTGGTGTCGCACCGTTTGTGGTCCTGTGGGAAATTGTGGGGACAGCTGCCTAAAGGACCAAAACACATTCAACAGCATCAAGTGGCTTAGCTCACAAAGGGCTTCTCTTGGTGGCTTCATTATTCACGCTGGTGAATATGTGAATTGTATACAGTTGATAGGAAATACAGAACAACCGGATACTG GAATATGTCAGGAAGTCCTGTCTGATCCTCATGGATCAGATGGTGTTGGAAAGAAATACACCTTCGCGATCAATTCTCTGGAAGAATACATCACAGCTGTGGATGTCAGGGCAGGAGGATGGATCGATGCAATCCGACTACACACCAACCAAAAATCTAGTATCTGGATGGGAGGGACTGGTGGGGACGAATACCATTTCAGGCCTTCCCCCGGAAGAATGATTTTGGGCATAATGGGAACAAGTGGAACGTTTGTAGGCTCACTGGGTCTACTTCTCAGCAG TGATTCAAGCGAAGGCGAGCCCGCAGAATCAGATGACGACGACCAATTTCTAATCCACGCCCCTCACGGAATAAGACTTGTCGAATTGTGGGACAAAAAGCATTGTGAGGTTTACCAACACTGGGAATTCCTACGACCCGACCCACCAAGCACATTCACGCTCTCTAGAACAGAAGTCAACGAGAATGCTTCGACAGTGTTGGTTGAGGATGACAAGGGGAACATATTCCGGACGGGATTCGCCTATGATTACAGCAAAATCATTTGA